A part of Solicola gregarius genomic DNA contains:
- a CDS encoding AMP-binding protein has translation MSTQAEPPVDQASIDDRLPSMGAVFFDRVRKTPDAEAYRFPDGAGQWTSRTWAQTGEEVTRVAAGLIALGVEPEQRVAIASSTRYEWIVSDLAIVASGAATTTVYPSTIAADVVYIVADSDSVVVFAEDDGQIAKLRDQRDKLPDVSKVVTFDGTPDEGDDPWVITLATLRGDGREASQRAPVGSR, from the coding sequence ATGAGCACCCAGGCCGAGCCCCCGGTCGACCAGGCCAGCATCGACGATCGCCTCCCGAGCATGGGCGCCGTCTTCTTCGATCGGGTACGCAAGACACCCGACGCCGAGGCGTACCGCTTTCCGGACGGAGCGGGTCAGTGGACGAGCCGCACCTGGGCCCAGACCGGCGAGGAGGTGACGCGGGTCGCCGCCGGGCTGATCGCGCTCGGAGTCGAGCCGGAGCAGCGGGTGGCGATCGCGTCGTCGACGCGGTACGAGTGGATCGTCTCCGATCTCGCGATCGTCGCGTCCGGTGCGGCAACCACGACGGTGTATCCGTCGACGATCGCTGCCGACGTCGTGTACATCGTGGCCGACTCCGACAGCGTCGTCGTGTTCGCCGAGGACGACGGGCAGATCGCCAAACTGCGCGACCAACGCGACAAGCTGCCCGACGTCTCGAAGGTCGTGACGTTCGACGGCACCCCCGACGAGGGCGACGACCCGTGGGTCATCACGCTCGCGACGCTTCGAGGAGATGGGCGAGAAGCATCTCAGCGAGCGCCCGTCGGCAGTCGATGA